From Enterococcus mundtii, the proteins below share one genomic window:
- a CDS encoding phage holin family protein gives MIVENAVVLNEFRNLVNNVYIQIFVLILCLDFISGICLKTGKKKRFKRSVMKDVIKYLLIFLIVMIAYPYLKITGFEAIGIALVFSYSAIYGLSVIENLRKLGIPVPDFVKVRLKKWRDFSEEQGKYKK, from the coding sequence TCTTGTAAATAATGTGTACATTCAGATTTTTGTATTGATTCTATGTCTTGATTTTATTAGCGGTATCTGTCTGAAAACAGGGAAAAAGAAACGATTTAAACGTTCTGTGATGAAAGATGTGATCAAATATTTACTGATTTTCCTTATTGTTATGATTGCTTATCCCTATCTAAAGATTACAGGATTTGAAGCAATTGGTATTGCTTTGGTGTTCTCGTATTCTGCCATCTATGGCTTGTCTGTTATTGAAAATCTAAGGAAACTAGGAATACCTGTACCTGATTTTGTTAAAGTACGTTTGAAAAAATGGCGTGATTTCTCAGAGGAGCAGGGGAAGTACAAAAAATGA